Proteins encoded by one window of Phytohabitans houttuyneae:
- a CDS encoding alpha/beta fold hydrolase, giving the protein MALQEAHSEAEVDEAYVDLGGRTLAIDVTGDPDGYPIFLMHGTPGSKSGPKPRPIVLHRMGIKLISYDRPGYGGSDPLHERSVADAAKDVEAIADHLRIEKFAVVGRSGGGPHALACAAILHERVTSAAALVCFAPADAADLDWYEGMAEQNVSDYMRADNELCDLIQDIKKRAYDMQDDPESLVNFIRSSLCTLDERVVNDRALRKLIKGSYRVAVRQGPIGWIDDTYALRTPWGFRLGDIACPVLLWHGEKDRLAPRSHTLWLGKQILRARVWIEPEAGHFAAVEILPEVLASLTDPETLALTDAVDRVHARAQ; this is encoded by the coding sequence GTGGCGCTGCAAGAGGCGCATTCAGAGGCCGAGGTGGACGAGGCCTATGTGGACCTGGGCGGGCGCACGTTAGCGATAGACGTCACCGGAGATCCCGACGGTTATCCGATCTTCCTGATGCACGGCACCCCAGGCAGCAAGAGCGGGCCGAAGCCACGACCGATCGTCCTGCACCGGATGGGGATCAAGCTCATTTCCTACGATCGCCCTGGCTATGGCGGGTCGGACCCCCTCCATGAACGGTCGGTCGCGGACGCGGCCAAAGACGTCGAAGCCATCGCCGACCACCTGCGTATTGAGAAATTCGCTGTCGTCGGCCGCTCCGGTGGTGGCCCACACGCGCTCGCGTGCGCGGCGATCCTGCACGAACGGGTGACGAGCGCGGCCGCTCTGGTCTGCTTCGCCCCGGCCGATGCCGCTGACCTGGACTGGTACGAGGGAATGGCCGAGCAAAACGTCTCGGACTACATGAGGGCGGACAATGAGCTTTGCGACCTCATCCAAGACATCAAGAAGCGCGCCTACGACATGCAGGATGACCCGGAAAGCCTGGTCAACTTCATCAGGTCGTCGTTGTGCACGCTGGACGAGCGCGTCGTCAATGACAGGGCCTTGCGGAAGCTGATCAAGGGCAGCTACAGGGTCGCGGTCCGGCAAGGCCCGATCGGGTGGATCGACGACACCTACGCCCTCCGGACGCCGTGGGGCTTTCGCCTCGGGGACATCGCATGCCCTGTCCTCCTCTGGCACGGAGAGAAGGACAGACTCGCCCCGCGCAGCCACACGCTGTGGCTCGGGAAGCAGATTCTCCGCGCGCGCGTGTGGATCGAGCCAGAGGCCGGCCATTTCGCGGCCGTCGAAATCCTGCCTGAGGTCCTCGCGTCGCTCACCGATCCCGAGACCCTCGCCCTGACGGACGCGGTGGATCGGGTCCACGCCAGGGCTCAGTAA
- a CDS encoding hemerythrin domain-containing protein yields MATLDMTMMYAFHEALRRDVERIARIGARQDGDPREVLRTAVGWEMFKAYLTVHHTSEDDALWPPLQRELAGKPDDLALLDAMEAEHAAIDPLLEGIDAALADRESGVERLGGLVDALVTGLGGHLRHEEREALPLIGATLDEGQWARFGELHRTRIGADLNRYLPWVLDSASPERTERILGGLPTPLLAAYRDEWQPAYARLQIWGHDGS; encoded by the coding sequence ATGGCGACGTTGGACATGACCATGATGTACGCCTTCCACGAGGCGCTGCGGCGCGACGTGGAGCGGATCGCGCGGATCGGTGCACGCCAGGACGGTGACCCGCGGGAGGTGCTGCGCACCGCGGTCGGGTGGGAGATGTTCAAGGCGTACCTGACCGTGCACCACACCTCCGAGGACGACGCGCTCTGGCCGCCGCTGCAGCGGGAGTTGGCCGGCAAGCCCGACGACCTCGCGCTCCTCGATGCCATGGAGGCCGAGCACGCCGCCATCGACCCGCTTCTTGAGGGCATCGACGCGGCGCTGGCCGACCGCGAGTCGGGGGTTGAGCGGCTCGGCGGGCTCGTGGACGCGCTGGTCACGGGGCTGGGCGGGCACCTGCGCCACGAGGAGCGGGAGGCGCTGCCGCTGATCGGGGCGACCCTGGACGAGGGGCAGTGGGCGCGCTTCGGCGAGCTGCACCGGACGCGGATCGGTGCGGACCTCAACCGCTACCTGCCCTGGGTGCTCGACAGCGCGAGCCCGGAGCGGACCGAGCGGATCCTGGGTGGGCTGCCGACGCCGTTGCTCGCGGCCTACCGCGACGAATGGCAGCCTGCCTACGCGCGGCTGCAAATATGGGGGCATGACGGATCCTGA